A genomic segment from Montipora foliosa isolate CH-2021 chromosome 9, ASM3666993v2, whole genome shotgun sequence encodes:
- the LOC137969590 gene encoding F-actin-monooxygenase MICAL2-like isoform X3 codes for MQKGWLQLCVMCSSQTPRRSRQRARTLGRVELVRSSTETSPNVTRKSPFLANDCCICHKRVYIVERLIAERKLFHRACFRCSKCNACLRPGTYHYFHETDKFSCLFDCGGGQKGKKEAPMKIKLEPITSCTQDITFSKSPSVDDPHSRDLTQQTKGSFQRQFSIVKKNTIQLNALPKPVSKTARSFKHTRSSKTQTKVRQKGEGEKKRRFSGNGLAKNKQEGRGLRMGEQSDQTVASWSPVHKRRAPEKILNEETGNTAVNKKNVNEPSNVLKPMLTVLKSDLVSNMDQKKGFKSEEEREKRMSREESVYGLSSENLFSTFKEELLKRATETEGRDTCEVEQGTKENKVLDSSHASDFAQETGGPDECQKEVVSLGDNVGVESSNLVKDRKEEDSVEERRQSEDGIVRSDLTRRSRKSSRDAEAPALVASKSVQKLREKFLNIDNLIEEKSKTNKAKKGQEMQRELRCISEWKKCSDSHGEAARKLSMGKMVGKSADPSKPRLRTSRRSVKELRKMYMGNESSDNVSKEKLNLIRSKSMKAAITMEQKSSTLGKEDISSQTLHGEPEEKTDSTVLESKEDHFTQLSKNCDLAEKYSGESEKSFTDTTSNGNALVDGSLENLGNIVFGYEKDGSNSQLPCQTVSFRSEERRTKSKNAQNDGGLENSGNGVFGYEKDGSTPQSLDQTGNLHSEEKRTKSEDAQIEVPSLQIQPASPNPGNGQHHSPGLKRIAAASHDSGIDEPPLCGQINSLNNVMDKKISAESLKVAAEFSFPGSGGTDLSLNLQPLKSDPIRKLPSPDVPLTPSPGSDVSPVEVFWSLPLSVGRRTSLTDTSSSCSSPRMSVIIAQEASTTKINSRYFTVESMEPWDFEDNLITKENQCVMEVEGEFSFGREKRRTSKAEREAIYSLHRDAKNLSLNETGLIKQDEITLSPLEIYAELQDLEVKHGLLERKGVEIEHQLRESMDSENLYSCNEDELLHEWLYVVHERNKILRRDSELIYLLQSHHYEKRYQAVEGELRKLIAMRDEVKSSDDLKRERELLSELLELVQRRSFIVDSLEEERVREIQEDDKVEHALQDGAASPDNCWDHRPDFTKVAFSRFYC; via the exons ATGCAAAAAGGGTGGCTACAGCTCTGCGTAATGTGTTCAAGTCAGACACCAAGGAGGAGTCGGCAAAGGGCAAGGACACTGGGCAGAGTCGAACTG GTAAGGAGTTCAACAGAAACATCACCAAATGTAACAAGAAAGTCACCATTCTTGGCAAATGATTGTTGTATTTGTCACAAGAGAGTCTACATCGTGGAAAGGTTGATTGCTGAAAGAAAGCTGTTCCACCGTGCATGTTTTAGATGCAGTAAATGTAATGCTTGCCTTCGACCTGGAACGTATCATTACTTTCATGAAACAGACAAGTTTAGCTGTTTGTTTGATTGTGGTGGGggtcaaaaaggtaaaaaagaaGCGCCCATGAAGATAAAGTTGGAACCAATCACAAGCTGCACTCAGGACATCACATTCTCCAAAAGCCCAAGTGTTGATGATCCACATTCAAGAGATTTAACTCAGCAAACCAAGGGttcttttcaaagacaattttCCATAGTAAAGAAAAACACAATTCAGTTAAATGCCCTACCAAAGCCTGTATCAAAAACTGCAAGAAGTTTTAAGCATACCAGGTCATCTAAAACTCAGACAAAGGTTCGGCAGAAGGGTGAGGGAGAAAAAAAGAGGAGATTTTCGGGAAATGGATTGGCCAAGAACAAACAAGAGGGCAGAGGTTTAAGAATGGGAGAGCAGTCTGATCAAACGGTTGCTTCTTGGTCCCCTGTCCATAAACGGCGTGCTCCTGAGAAGATACTGAATGAGGAGACAGGTAACACCGCTGTTAACAAGAAAAATGTGAATGAACCAAGCAACGTCTTAAAACCTATGCTGACAGTGCTGAAAAGTGATTTGGTATCAAATATGGACCAAAAGAAAGGTTTTAAGTCAGAAGAGGAAAGGGAAAAGAGAATGTCAAGGGAGGAAAGTGTATATGGTTTGTCCAGTGAAAACCTCTTCTCTACATTTAAAGAAGAACTTCTTAAGAGAGCAACTGAAACTGAAGGAAGGGACACTTGCGAAGTGGAACAAGggacaaaggaaaataaagtaTTGGATAGCAGTCATGCAAGTGATTTTGCACAAGAAACAGGGGGACCTGATGAATGTCAAAAGGAAGTTGTCTCTTTAGGGGACAATGTTGGTGTTGAGAGCAGCAACTTGGTTAAAGACAGGAAGGAAGAGGATTCCGTTGAGGAGAGAAGACAGTCAGAGGATGGGATTGTGAGGAGTGACTTGACAAGGAGATCTCGTAAAAGTTCTCGTGATGCAGAAGCACCAGCTCTGGTAGCTTCAAAAAGTGTCCAAAAACTAAGAGAAAAATTTCTAAATATTGATAATTTGATTGAAGAAAAGAGTAAGACTaataaagcaaagaaaggtCAGGAAATGCAGAGGGAATTGAGGTGTATTTCTGAGTGGAAAAAGTGCTCCGATTCTCATGGGGAAGCAGCAAGAAAGCTTTCCATGGGTAAAATGGTTGGAAAATCAGCTGATCCATCAAAGCCACGTTTGAGAACTAGTCGAAGGAGTGTGAAAGAGCTGAGAAAAATGTACATGGGAAATGAAAGCAGTGACAATGTTTCAAAGGAGAAATTAAATTTAATACGGTCAAAATCAATGAAAGCAGCAATAACTATGGAGCAAAAATCCAGCACTTTGGGAAAAGAAGACATTAGTTCCCAAACTTTACATGGAGAACCAGAAGAAAAGACTGATTCAACTGTGTTGGAAAGTAAGGAAGATCATTTCACCCAATTAAGCAAAAATTGTGATTTGGCTGAAAAATATTCTGGGGAATCAGAAAAGTCTTTTACAGATACAACAAGTAATGGAAATGCCCTGGTTGATGGCAGTTTGGAAAATTTAGGGAACATAGTTTTTGGTTATGAGAAAGATGGTTCAAATTCTCAGTTACCGTGTCAGACTGTAAGTTTCCGTTCTGAGGAGAGAAGGACAAAGTCAAAGAATGCACAGAATGATGGCGGTTTGGAGAATTCAGGGAACGGAGTTTTTGGTTATGAGAAAGATGGTTCAACCCCTCAGTCACTAGATCAGACTGGAAATTTGCATTCTGAAGAGAAAAGGACAAAGTCAGAGGATGCACAGATTGAAGTTCCTTCTCTCCAAATTCAGCCAGCAAGTCCTAATCCCGGGAATGGACAACATCATTCTCCAGGGTTAAAGAGAATTGCAGCTGCATCTCATGACAGTGGAATTGATGAACCACCATTATGTGGGCAAATCAATTCACTTAACAATGTGATGGACAAGAAAATATCAGCTGAAAGTTTAAAAGTTGCGGCAGAATTTTCTTTTCCTGGAAGTGGGGGTACTGATTTATCACTAAACTTGCAACCTTTAAAAAGTGACCCTATTAGAAAACTGCCATCTCCAGATGTACCATTAACACCATCTCCAGGAAGTGATGTTTCTCCGGTTGAGGTTTTTTGGTCACTTCCATTGTCGGTTGGCAGAAGGACATCTCTTACTGATACCAGTTCATCATGTAGTTCACCAAGAATGTCCGTAATTATTGCACAAGAAGCATCTACAACCAAAATAAATAGTCGTTATTTTACTGTTGAAAGCATGGAGCCTTGGGATTTTGAGGATAATCTAATTACAAAGGAGAATCAGTGTGTCATGGAAGTGGAAGGTGAGTTTTCCTTTGGGAGAGAAAAGAGAAGAACAAGTAAGGCAGAAAGAGAGGCTATTTACTCCCTACATCGTGAtgcaaaaaatctcagtttaaatgaaacTGGTCTCATAAAACAAGATGAAATAACACTCTCTCCATTGGAAATTTATGCGGAACTACAAGATCTTGAAGTGAAGCATGGACTCTTGGAAAGAAAAGGCGTGGAAATTGAGCATCAACTGCGAGAAAGTATGGATT CTGAAAACCTGTACAGTTGTAATGAAGATGAACTTTTGCATGAATGGCTTTATGTTGTACATGAGAGGAACAAGATTTTAAGAAGAGACTCTGAATTGATCTATTT